A genomic stretch from Nitrososphaera sp. includes:
- a CDS encoding winged helix-turn-helix domain-containing protein: protein MKYRSRTDITAQILEAANGGVTKTKIMYRAFLSYAQLKEYLSVLVENDLLEYVEGEQVYRTTDKGNRFLKIYNQIGEFVAPDAIEK, encoded by the coding sequence ATGAAATATAGAAGCAGAACGGACATAACTGCACAGATTCTAGAAGCTGCGAATGGCGGCGTCACGAAGACAAAGATCATGTACCGTGCTTTCTTATCATATGCACAGCTGAAAGAGTACCTCAGCGTGCTAGTGGAAAATGATCTCCTAGAGTATGTCGAGGGCGAGCAAGTATACCGGACCACCGACAAAGGCAACCGTTTCCTAAAGATCTACAACCAGATAGGAGAATTTGTCGCACCAGACGCGATAGAAAAGTAG
- a CDS encoding NAD(P)/FAD-dependent oxidoreductase encodes MSESKRAFRVAVIGGGFAGHSAALLLGRYLIPTFLFDDGRRTRNAMSKAVHGYLGFEGSPPATLIRCAQKDIARYRSVSRISGRVKRVKKLRNGLFRVYYGAQRTLDVWSVVLATGVRDVKPDVRNFHRFDGNGAWHCPHCDGLESAGRRLAIIASGGSAAVAYAKEFLGWTNNIRVFIKPPGEVSEQDQQDASSLGIKVVTGETIVEISGGQGTKPKILLASSGKKYRADVLFYHLGYLPQVEIAESLGCKLDEGYVAVDIKQETSVPNVFAAGDVDSDRHYVVLAVAAGALAAISIYEKMLREGIRFTKSRKPTFAKPGARLLNQ; translated from the coding sequence GTGTCAGAATCAAAACGTGCTTTCAGGGTCGCTGTTATCGGGGGTGGCTTCGCAGGGCACTCTGCGGCCCTCTTGCTCGGCAGGTACCTTATTCCGACGTTTCTTTTCGACGACGGCCGGAGGACGAGGAATGCGATGTCGAAGGCTGTTCACGGCTATCTCGGATTTGAAGGGTCACCCCCCGCCACGCTGATCAGGTGCGCGCAAAAAGATATTGCCAGATACCGTAGTGTTAGCAGGATATCCGGACGGGTCAAGAGGGTAAAGAAATTGCGAAACGGCCTTTTCAGGGTCTACTATGGAGCGCAGCGTACTCTGGATGTATGGAGCGTGGTTCTGGCCACCGGCGTTCGTGACGTAAAACCCGATGTGAGAAACTTTCACAGGTTTGATGGAAATGGTGCATGGCACTGCCCGCACTGTGACGGCCTTGAAAGTGCAGGCAGACGACTTGCAATTATCGCATCGGGTGGAAGTGCCGCGGTAGCATATGCAAAAGAGTTTCTGGGATGGACAAATAACATTCGAGTATTCATCAAGCCGCCAGGCGAGGTTTCTGAGCAGGACCAGCAAGACGCTTCATCGCTTGGAATCAAAGTTGTCACTGGCGAAACCATTGTGGAGATAAGCGGCGGACAGGGCACTAAACCGAAAATACTGCTTGCTTCAAGCGGCAAGAAATACAGAGCAGACGTCCTCTTTTACCACCTGGGCTACCTGCCTCAGGTGGAAATCGCAGAGAGCCTTGGTTGCAAGCTCGACGAGGGCTACGTTGCAGTTGACATAAAACAGGAAACCTCCGTTCCCAATGTATTTGCAGCCGGCGACGTCGACAGCGACCGGCACTACGTGGTCCTGGCAGTAGCGGCCGGGGCTTTGGCCGCCATCTCGATCTATGAAAAAATGCTTCGGGAAGGAATCAGGTTTACAAAGTCCCGCAAACCAACTTTTGCAAAACCGGGAGCAAGACTATTAAATCAATGA
- the hemC gene encoding hydroxymethylbilane synthase, giving the protein MENKMIAKPKGSGSIGVATRGSKLALAQTAIVLRLLRRSGFRGDFEVVEVKTTGDLDRRRPLFRMDQKGIFEKQVNEAVLEGRADFAVHSLKDVPSDLSSELVIGCVPKRARPNDVLVGMGGRKLEQLRPRARVGTSSLRRAVQLLRFRQDLAVSPVRGNIESRVRKAESGEFDAIMLAYAGLSRLQMRHVISETFSLRDFVPAPGQGAIAIVCRKKDQKIRRMLQQIEDSKSRAEVVAERSVVELLEGGCRFPLGAVATSKPGRMTLHTSIFSADGSQNITLRESGEARYAEQLGKSVAKKLVAAGALELAQGWRRAVEEWNGKGGTEV; this is encoded by the coding sequence TTGGAAAACAAAATGATCGCAAAACCAAAAGGCAGCGGTTCAATCGGCGTAGCGACACGAGGGAGCAAGCTGGCGCTGGCCCAGACGGCAATCGTGCTCCGGCTACTCCGGAGGTCGGGCTTTCGCGGGGACTTTGAGGTCGTCGAGGTGAAAACGACCGGCGATCTGGACAGGAGACGGCCTCTGTTTAGAATGGATCAGAAAGGCATCTTTGAAAAGCAGGTAAACGAAGCCGTTCTCGAGGGACGGGCGGACTTTGCCGTTCACAGCTTGAAGGACGTCCCCTCGGATCTTAGCAGTGAACTTGTGATCGGTTGCGTTCCAAAGCGTGCCAGGCCAAACGACGTGCTCGTTGGCATGGGCGGCCGGAAACTTGAGCAGCTCAGACCGCGAGCGCGAGTCGGGACCAGCAGCCTGCGCAGGGCAGTCCAGCTCCTGCGATTCCGGCAGGATTTGGCCGTGAGTCCGGTGCGCGGGAACATCGAATCGCGCGTAAGAAAGGCCGAATCCGGAGAGTTTGACGCAATTATGCTTGCCTATGCGGGTCTATCCAGGCTTCAGATGCGCCACGTAATCTCGGAAACATTTTCTCTGCGCGACTTTGTGCCGGCTCCGGGGCAGGGCGCGATAGCAATCGTCTGCAGGAAAAAAGACCAAAAGATCCGGCGGATGCTTCAGCAGATTGAGGACTCCAAGTCAAGAGCCGAGGTGGTTGCCGAAAGGTCCGTGGTGGAACTGCTTGAAGGCGGCTGCAGGTTCCCACTCGGCGCGGTTGCGACTTCAAAACCCGGCAGGATGACCCTGCACACCAGCATTTTTTCAGCCGACGGCAGCCAGAACATCACGCTTAGGGAATCAGGAGAAGCCCGTTATGCGGAACAGCTCGGCAAGAGCGTCGCAAAAAAGCTAGTCGCTGCAGGAGCACTGGAGCTGGCGCAGGGGTGGAGGCGCGCAGTCGAAGAATGGAACGGCAAGGGAGGGACCGAAGTCTAG
- the truD gene encoding tRNA pseudouridine(13) synthase TruD: MPEIERMAGIECYCTSFAGTGGAIKQNSSQFQVSELVDAGLLSDVSSTFDERHRFPLYLLEKSGIDSNHAVLEIARRFNLKLRVMGIKDAKAVTRQYAGCERQMRTPPAALTTGKVSIVLQGFTATPIGKRMLAGNRFRITIEGPRRQDIDEFLPEVCRIGNFYGLQRFGGARLVTHLVGREIVRKDFKAAVELLLCFTTEYDSPFSREIREEMRDPVKFGSIMNRLPRGMDIERQVIGALMQGRTYIQCLRTIPLQIRRLFVQSYQSYLFNRCLSTLIKSGEDITAPAQGDLCFEMEAPHVFGRVIKFTGQGHSERPLVPAVHLAGTTLQGGKGRFESATWKILRDEEVSPRDFYIKEMDELSQQGGFRQAPLHSYDFSYTRQPLAVSFSLPKGSYATILLREIIKPGQPIKSGF, translated from the coding sequence GTGCCTGAGATTGAAAGGATGGCGGGAATTGAATGCTACTGCACATCTTTTGCAGGAACCGGCGGCGCCATAAAGCAGAACAGCAGCCAGTTCCAAGTTTCTGAACTGGTCGATGCAGGACTATTGTCCGACGTTTCATCCACTTTTGACGAGAGACACCGTTTTCCGCTCTATCTGCTGGAAAAGTCAGGGATAGATTCCAACCACGCGGTCTTGGAGATTGCTCGACGCTTCAATCTAAAGCTGCGAGTTATGGGAATCAAGGATGCCAAGGCCGTGACAAGGCAGTACGCCGGTTGCGAACGACAGATGCGAACCCCTCCCGCAGCCCTGACCACCGGCAAGGTCTCGATCGTCCTCCAAGGCTTCACCGCAACGCCGATAGGAAAGCGGATGCTGGCTGGAAACCGATTTAGGATAACTATTGAGGGCCCGCGGCGCCAGGACATTGACGAGTTCTTGCCGGAGGTGTGCAGGATCGGAAATTTTTACGGGCTGCAGAGGTTCGGTGGCGCCAGGCTCGTCACCCATCTTGTCGGACGCGAAATAGTCCGCAAGGACTTCAAAGCCGCTGTAGAGTTACTCCTCTGCTTTACCACGGAATACGACTCGCCTTTTAGCCGGGAAATAAGGGAAGAAATGCGCGACCCCGTCAAGTTCGGAAGCATCATGAATCGGCTGCCGCGCGGAATGGATATCGAGCGGCAGGTCATAGGGGCTCTTATGCAGGGCAGGACTTACATCCAGTGTCTTCGCACAATCCCACTTCAGATAAGGCGGCTATTCGTCCAGTCGTATCAGTCGTATTTGTTCAACAGGTGTCTCAGCACGCTGATCAAATCAGGCGAGGATATTACCGCCCCAGCGCAGGGGGATCTCTGCTTCGAGATGGAGGCTCCTCATGTTTTTGGCAGGGTTATCAAGTTCACAGGACAGGGTCATTCCGAGCGGCCGCTTGTCCCCGCGGTCCATTTGGCTGGTACCACCTTGCAGGGAGGAAAGGGCAGGTTTGAGAGTGCAACCTGGAAGATACTAAGAGATGAGGAGGTCTCGCCGCGTGATTTTTACATCAAGGAGATGGATGAACTCAGCCAGCAGGGCGGATTCAGACAGGCACCCCTGCATAGCTATGATTTTTCATACACCAGGCAGCCTCTTGCGGTTTCATTCAGCCTTCCAAAAGGGTCGTATGCTACGATCCTTTTGAGAGAAATAATAAAACCAGGCCAGCCCATCAAGAGCGGCTTTTGA
- a CDS encoding ribosomal protein L13e, which yields MTDSDSAVVMRDFGNVVREGRGFSLPELASAGINPHHARRAGLKVDVLRKSVHQENVDKLAPHAKRIKEDLLAKKNRPAKQAPAKKGASQPEPQKEEVKAKGRKTIGLRRAKKKD from the coding sequence ATGACCGATTCGGATTCAGCAGTTGTAATGCGAGATTTTGGCAATGTTGTAAGGGAGGGTCGCGGCTTTTCTCTTCCAGAGCTTGCCAGCGCAGGAATTAACCCGCACCACGCGAGGAGAGCCGGACTGAAAGTAGACGTGCTTCGAAAATCAGTGCACCAGGAAAACGTCGACAAGTTAGCGCCTCACGCAAAGCGCATCAAGGAAGATCTGCTGGCAAAAAAGAACAGGCCGGCCAAACAGGCGCCTGCCAAGAAGGGAGCGTCCCAACCGGAGCCTCAAAAGGAGGAAGTAAAGGCCAAAGGAAGAAAGACTATTGGCCTAAGGCGGGCAAAGAAAAAAGACTGA
- a CDS encoding EVE domain-containing protein has protein sequence MQRWLFKQEPSAYSYPALEKEGKTVWDGVSNNLALKHLRTVCSGDTILFYHTGKEKQIVGIMKAVKVTTVEGGTTLVEVAPVMRFPKPVQLSQIKSDQALAQWELVRISRLSVMPVPPHVWARIAELAGLRSSDKAVQLL, from the coding sequence TTGCAGCGGTGGCTCTTCAAGCAGGAACCGTCAGCATACTCATACCCTGCACTTGAAAAGGAAGGCAAGACTGTCTGGGACGGGGTCTCAAACAATCTGGCTCTAAAGCACCTCCGGACCGTTTGTTCGGGCGACACGATCCTCTTTTACCATACTGGGAAAGAAAAGCAAATCGTCGGAATAATGAAGGCAGTCAAGGTCACCACGGTAGAGGGAGGAACAACGCTTGTTGAAGTGGCTCCCGTCATGAGGTTCCCAAAGCCGGTGCAGCTGTCACAAATAAAGAGCGACCAGGCCTTAGCGCAATGGGAGCTTGTGCGAATTTCAAGGCTGTCGGTGATGCCGGTCCCGCCTCATGTATGGGCGCGAATTGCAGAGTTGGCAGGTCTGAGATCCTCGGACAAGGCGGTCCAGCTTCTGTAA
- a CDS encoding NUDIX domain-containing protein — translation MPANEKSAGAVIFYLPEAASAPKYLLLHYTAGHWDFAKGNIEKGESEMDAAIREIREETGITDEQFIEGFRKTIEYRYKHAGKLVQKEVVLFLCSTRTPKVVISHEHQGYAWKDYDEAMIKLTYKNAKNVLEAASEYLKRSNA, via the coding sequence GTGCCCGCAAACGAAAAATCTGCTGGAGCCGTGATCTTTTATCTTCCTGAAGCCGCGTCCGCTCCCAAATACCTGCTCTTGCATTACACCGCGGGCCACTGGGACTTTGCCAAAGGGAACATCGAGAAGGGAGAGTCGGAAATGGATGCAGCTATTCGGGAAATCAGGGAGGAGACCGGAATCACCGACGAGCAATTTATTGAAGGGTTCCGAAAGACGATTGAATACCGATACAAACACGCCGGCAAACTTGTACAAAAAGAAGTGGTCTTATTCCTTTGCAGCACAAGGACTCCCAAGGTTGTGATATCTCATGAGCACCAGGGATACGCATGGAAGGATTACGACGAGGCCATGATTAAACTGACTTACAAAAACGCGAAAAACGTCCTGGAGGCTGCGTCAGAATATCTTAAACGCTCAAATGCATAA
- a CDS encoding glutamate-1-semialdehyde 2,1-aminomutase has protein sequence MPPASTSTKSAQLYARARKTIPGGVNSPVRFYEPYPFFAVSARGSKLVTADHKTLTDYCMGYGGVLLGHSYPAVIDAVKAQLDNGTLFCTPTEKEIRLAELISKTVPCAEMSRLVNTGSEATMHAIRLSRAFTKRKKVIKLEGGYHGAHDYVLAKAGSGAAGLPASEGVLQEAAASTIVIPYNDTAALEDAVKKNADCACLLMEPVLANIGLVLPDKNYLNEVRSITEKHGIVLVFDEVVTGFRLALGGVSEFLGVKPDLATFAKALGNGFPIAAISGRREIMEQLAPSGRVYQASTFAGNPVSVTAAIATLEVLSAGKNSIYPSIARRCDRIVEGIRQEMEDRLSGTLDYTINSIGSMFQIFFTRERVRDDSSARKSDLGSFRRLFDELLKKDIFIPPSQFETCFVSYAHTEDDGDRTIEAYGDAFRKIKEKQSTAP, from the coding sequence TTGCCGCCGGCATCGACTAGCACCAAATCTGCACAGCTATATGCCCGGGCCAGAAAGACTATTCCTGGCGGGGTCAATAGCCCGGTGAGGTTTTACGAACCATATCCGTTCTTTGCAGTCTCTGCCCGCGGGAGCAAGCTCGTGACTGCAGATCATAAAACGCTCACGGACTATTGCATGGGTTATGGAGGAGTCCTTCTGGGTCATTCCTACCCTGCAGTAATCGACGCAGTCAAGGCTCAACTTGACAATGGCACGCTCTTCTGTACGCCGACCGAAAAAGAAATCCGGCTGGCGGAACTTATCTCAAAGACAGTCCCATGTGCGGAAATGTCGAGGCTTGTAAATACCGGGTCTGAAGCGACGATGCATGCTATACGCCTCTCCCGTGCGTTTACGAAAAGGAAGAAGGTGATAAAACTAGAAGGGGGATACCATGGCGCACATGACTATGTACTCGCAAAGGCCGGTTCGGGCGCGGCAGGCCTTCCGGCTTCTGAAGGTGTCCTGCAGGAGGCCGCCGCAAGCACAATCGTCATACCATACAACGACACAGCCGCCCTTGAGGATGCTGTAAAGAAGAATGCCGACTGTGCATGTCTGCTGATGGAACCTGTCCTGGCAAACATTGGGCTTGTTTTGCCAGACAAGAACTACCTTAATGAAGTGAGGTCAATTACCGAAAAGCACGGGATTGTACTTGTTTTCGATGAAGTCGTTACAGGCTTTAGGCTTGCCCTTGGCGGCGTAAGTGAATTTCTGGGAGTCAAGCCCGACCTTGCCACTTTTGCAAAGGCGCTTGGAAACGGTTTCCCAATCGCCGCCATTTCCGGCAGGCGTGAGATAATGGAGCAGCTCGCCCCTTCGGGCAGGGTCTACCAGGCCAGTACGTTTGCGGGCAACCCTGTCTCCGTCACCGCGGCAATTGCCACTCTCGAGGTGCTGTCTGCGGGCAAGAATTCCATCTATCCTTCAATTGCCAGACGCTGCGACAGGATAGTGGAAGGCATCAGGCAGGAGATGGAAGACAGGCTGTCTGGGACTCTTGATTACACGATAAATTCTATCGGTTCGATGTTTCAGATCTTCTTTACCCGCGAGCGCGTCAGGGACGATTCAAGCGCAAGAAAGTCCGACCTCGGATCGTTTCGCCGGCTCTTTGACGAGCTGCTAAAGAAAGATATCTTTATCCCGCCATCACAATTCGAGACCTGTTTTGTTTCATATGCCCACACCGAGGATGACGGGGACAGGACGATCGAAGCATACGGGGATGCTTTCAGGAAAATCAAGGAAAAGCAGAGTACGGCACCGTGA